In Streptomyces sp. NBC_00414, a single window of DNA contains:
- a CDS encoding methylated-DNA--[protein]-cysteine S-methyltransferase, translated as MKQHTVVDSPYGPLTLVATDGVLSGLYMTDQRHRPPEESFGEPDDTPFGETTEELRAYFAGELKDFSVQLHLHGTPFQQSVWAELRRIPYGETRSYGELADALGNPKASRAVGLANGKNPLGIIVPCHRVVGADGSLTGYGGGLERKQRLLDFERGERRERNMSLF; from the coding sequence CTGAAGCAGCACACCGTCGTCGACAGCCCGTACGGCCCGCTGACGCTGGTCGCCACCGACGGCGTCCTCTCCGGGCTCTACATGACGGACCAGCGCCACCGTCCGCCCGAGGAGAGCTTCGGCGAGCCGGACGACACGCCGTTCGGGGAGACGACCGAGGAGCTACGGGCCTATTTCGCCGGTGAGTTGAAGGACTTCTCCGTCCAACTGCACTTGCACGGAACCCCGTTCCAGCAGTCGGTCTGGGCAGAGCTTCGCAGGATCCCGTACGGCGAGACCCGTTCGTACGGTGAACTCGCGGACGCCCTCGGCAATCCGAAGGCGTCGCGGGCGGTGGGTCTCGCCAACGGCAAGAACCCGCTGGGGATCATCGTGCCCTGCCATCGCGTGGTCGGCGCGGACGGCAGCCTCACGGGCTACGGCGGCGGCCTGGAACGCAAGCAGCGACTCCTGGACTTCGAGCGGGGAGAACGGCGGGAGCGGAACATGTCTCTCTTCTGA
- a CDS encoding DNA-3-methyladenine glycosylase 2 family protein produces the protein MQNGMHTETERCVRAVQSKDARFDGWFFTAVLTTRIYCRPSCPVVPPKPENMTFHPSAAACQQAGFRACKRCRPDTSPGSPEWNQRADLVARAMRLIGDGIVDREGVPGLAVRLGYSTRQVERQLLAELGAGPLALARAQRAQTARLLIETTPLPMAEIAFAAGFSSIRTFNDTVREVFALAPSELRTRAPKNRANSTGTPGVLALRLPFRAPLNPDNLFGHLAATAVPGVEEWRDGAYRRTLRLPYGHGVVALTPKPDHIGCRLTLSDMRDLTVAISRCRRMLDLDADPVAVDDQLRTDPVLAPLVDKAPGRRVPRTVDEAEFAVRAVLGQQVSTAAARTHAARLVTAHGETVDDPEGGLTHLFPSVEALAALDPEALAMPATRRTTLTTLVGQLADRAINLGVESDWTETRARLLALPGFGPWTVEVIAMRALGDPDAFPVTDLGIRYAARELGLPSTPAALTARAADWRPWRAYAVQYLWATGTHPINFLPGHEQAAHDVPKDAQ, from the coding sequence ATGCAGAACGGGATGCACACCGAGACCGAGCGCTGTGTGCGCGCCGTCCAGTCGAAGGACGCCCGCTTCGACGGATGGTTCTTCACGGCTGTCCTGACCACGCGGATCTACTGCCGGCCCAGCTGCCCCGTCGTGCCGCCGAAGCCGGAGAACATGACGTTCCACCCGAGCGCCGCAGCCTGCCAGCAGGCAGGATTCCGGGCCTGCAAGCGCTGCCGCCCCGACACGAGCCCCGGCTCGCCCGAGTGGAACCAGCGCGCCGACCTGGTGGCCCGCGCGATGCGGCTGATCGGCGACGGGATCGTGGACCGCGAGGGCGTACCGGGGCTCGCGGTCCGCCTCGGATACAGCACCCGGCAGGTCGAACGCCAGCTACTCGCCGAGCTGGGTGCGGGCCCGCTCGCCCTCGCCCGCGCCCAGCGCGCCCAGACCGCACGCCTGCTCATCGAGACGACCCCGCTGCCGATGGCCGAGATCGCCTTCGCGGCGGGCTTCTCCTCCATCCGCACCTTCAACGACACGGTCCGCGAGGTCTTCGCCCTCGCCCCGAGCGAGCTGCGCACGCGGGCACCCAAGAACCGTGCCAACTCCACCGGCACACCAGGGGTGTTGGCGCTCCGGCTCCCCTTCCGGGCCCCGCTCAACCCCGACAACCTCTTCGGCCACCTTGCCGCCACCGCCGTACCGGGCGTGGAGGAGTGGCGCGACGGCGCGTACCGGCGCACCCTGCGTCTGCCGTACGGCCATGGGGTCGTCGCGCTCACTCCGAAGCCCGACCACATCGGCTGCCGCCTCACTCTCAGCGACATGCGCGACCTGACCGTCGCCATCAGCCGCTGCCGCCGCATGCTCGACCTGGACGCCGACCCGGTCGCGGTCGACGACCAGTTGCGTACGGATCCGGTGCTGGCGCCGCTCGTCGACAAGGCGCCGGGCCGCCGCGTGCCCCGTACGGTAGACGAGGCCGAGTTCGCCGTACGGGCCGTGCTGGGCCAGCAGGTGTCCACGGCCGCCGCCCGCACGCACGCGGCACGCCTGGTCACGGCCCACGGCGAAACGGTCGACGACCCCGAAGGCGGCCTCACCCACCTCTTCCCGTCCGTCGAGGCCCTGGCGGCACTCGACCCCGAGGCCCTCGCCATGCCGGCCACGCGCCGGACCACCCTCACCACACTGGTGGGCCAACTGGCCGACCGCGCCATCAACTTGGGCGTCGAGAGCGACTGGACCGAGACTCGGGCGCGGCTGCTGGCCCTGCCCGGCTTCGGGCCCTGGACCGTGGAGGTCATCGCCATGCGCGCCCTCGGCGACCCCGACGCCTTCCCGGTGACCGACCTCGGAATCCGTTACGCCGCACGGGAGTTGGGCCTGCCGTCCACCCCCGCCGCACTGACGGCACGCGCGGCGGACTGGCGGCCCTGGCGCGCGTACGCCGTCCAGTACCTGTGGGCGACGGGCACGCACCCGATCAACTTCCTTCCCGGACACGAACAGGCCGCCCACGACGTACCGAAGGACGCGCAGTGA